The following coding sequences lie in one Nonomuraea muscovyensis genomic window:
- a CDS encoding DivIVA domain-containing protein, whose protein sequence is MQSDIDAQLNNFFEDAPAREFDVVLRGYDRHQVHDHLKQLDGDLRQAREQVTSLQRDLSDSQRQLQEQERPTYSGLGARIEQLLRLAEEQATELVQAARSEANEIKAAAKVEAADLRAAAEAEAAEKRAQATRESDEMRTTAEREAEEIRSTARREADELTSTTEREVAKLRATADHEVAEKRADAEREIAKLRTTTEREVAQLRASTKRERDEVLTTAKRQADEMRAQAQRVLEESEAKRAQDEAEFEIQLASRREEAERQEAERHATAQAATQKLVAEAEQRAATAESRATKATQQAEQTRREADLHAKQLVANARKNSETIVSEAKSSAETIVTEAKNEAERTRTAMQRQVDELTRQRDSITSHLAQLRQLLGGAALPGMEPEPAVTAAPPKPALAAPASEKPAVSAPAPAKQEAKSDDDAEWWQE, encoded by the coding sequence TCGACGTGGTGCTTCGTGGCTATGACCGTCATCAGGTCCACGACCACCTGAAGCAGCTCGACGGCGATTTGCGCCAGGCCCGCGAACAGGTCACCTCACTGCAGCGCGACCTGTCCGACTCCCAGCGCCAGCTCCAGGAGCAGGAGCGCCCGACCTATTCCGGTCTCGGCGCCCGCATCGAGCAGTTGTTGCGGCTGGCCGAGGAGCAAGCCACGGAGCTCGTCCAGGCCGCCCGGTCCGAGGCCAACGAGATCAAGGCGGCGGCCAAGGTGGAGGCCGCCGACCTGCGTGCCGCCGCGGAGGCCGAGGCGGCCGAGAAGCGGGCGCAGGCCACCCGCGAGAGCGACGAGATGCGGACCACCGCCGAGCGGGAGGCCGAGGAGATCCGGTCGACCGCCCGTCGCGAGGCCGACGAGCTGACCAGCACCACCGAGCGCGAGGTCGCCAAGCTGCGGGCCACCGCCGACCACGAGGTGGCCGAGAAGCGGGCCGACGCCGAGCGCGAGATCGCCAAGCTGCGCACGACCACCGAGCGCGAGGTGGCCCAGCTGCGGGCCTCGACCAAGCGCGAGCGCGACGAGGTGCTGACCACCGCCAAGCGCCAGGCCGACGAGATGCGGGCGCAGGCGCAGCGGGTCCTGGAGGAGTCCGAGGCGAAGCGGGCGCAGGACGAGGCGGAGTTCGAGATCCAGCTCGCGTCGCGGCGTGAGGAGGCGGAGCGCCAGGAGGCAGAGCGCCACGCCACCGCGCAGGCGGCCACCCAGAAGCTGGTCGCCGAGGCCGAGCAGCGCGCCGCCACGGCCGAGTCGCGGGCCACGAAGGCCACCCAGCAGGCCGAGCAGACGCGCCGCGAGGCCGACCTGCACGCCAAGCAGCTGGTCGCCAACGCCCGCAAGAACTCGGAGACGATCGTCTCCGAGGCCAAGTCCAGCGCCGAGACGATCGTCACCGAGGCGAAGAACGAGGCCGAGCGCACCCGTACGGCGATGCAGCGTCAGGTCGACGAGCTCACCCGCCAGCGCGACAGCATCACCAGCCACCTGGCGCAGCTGCGCCAGTTGCTCGGTGGCGCCGCCCTGCCGGGCATGGAGCCCGAGCCCGCAGTGACCGCTGCTCCGCCGAAGCCGGCGCTCGCCGCGCCGGCCAGCGAGAAGCCGGCCGTGTCCGCGCCCGCTCCGGCCAAGCAGGAGGCCAAGTCGGACGACGACGCGGAGTGGTGGCAGGAGTAG